Proteins encoded together in one Amphritea japonica ATCC BAA-1530 window:
- a CDS encoding AraC family transcriptional regulator: MNAINQLLDSLKIEANVHHNGQYCGNWAVDTSGTRQMTFHVVSRGKCFFKFDGEAIELNEGDAVFMPSDAKHCITNLLNSHPAVNQVEALPMTHSLEEESTGLVCGNFAHQHPIFEKLVTQMPKLIVVRHSDQGATRRIIDLILEESQTSGQHTNVLLNRLADCLFYLLVRDSLDTATGVFAALSHPQLCAAMELIHQQSSGQRLSLDELASAAALSRSAFSSLFKEVVEQSPMDYLTQWRMTQAYRWLADEGITTLDAALRCGYENESSFSKAFKRVMGVGPGQARARTEAE; this comes from the coding sequence ATGAATGCAATTAATCAATTACTCGACAGCTTAAAAATAGAAGCCAATGTGCACCACAATGGCCAGTATTGTGGCAATTGGGCGGTGGATACCTCCGGTACGCGGCAAATGACGTTTCATGTGGTCTCCAGGGGCAAGTGCTTTTTTAAGTTTGACGGCGAAGCCATCGAGCTAAACGAAGGTGATGCTGTGTTTATGCCTTCTGACGCAAAGCACTGCATCACTAATTTGCTGAATAGCCACCCTGCCGTTAATCAGGTTGAAGCCTTACCTATGACCCACAGCCTGGAAGAAGAGTCTACTGGTTTGGTCTGCGGCAACTTTGCTCACCAACATCCGATATTTGAAAAGCTTGTTACTCAGATGCCTAAGTTAATTGTCGTGCGACACAGCGACCAGGGTGCAACTCGCCGTATTATTGATCTGATTCTGGAAGAGTCTCAAACATCGGGCCAACACACGAATGTCTTATTAAATCGTTTAGCCGACTGCCTGTTTTATCTACTGGTCAGGGATAGCCTGGATACCGCCACCGGCGTGTTTGCCGCGTTATCCCACCCACAATTATGCGCTGCCATGGAGCTTATCCACCAACAGAGCAGCGGCCAACGCCTCAGTTTAGATGAACTCGCCAGTGCTGCTGCGCTGTCCCGATCGGCATTTTCCAGCTTATTCAAAGAGGTGGTTGAACAATCACCGATGGACTACCTAACACAATGGCGTATGACTCAGGCCTATCGTTGGCTAGCGGATGAAGGCATCACCACTCTGGATGCGGCACTGCGCTGCGGTTATGAAAATGAATCCTCTTTTTCCAAAGCCTTTAAACGGGTGATGGGAGTCGGCCCCGGGCAGGCACGCGCCAGAACTGAAGCGGAATAA
- the nadS gene encoding NadS family protein has product MNNEMFDELLESVQQMDEIVKENKKASRTFDFPDPEVKAIRERLGVSQEKFAFILGVSKRTIENWEQGRRHPTGAARSLLRVVEADPEHALKALSA; this is encoded by the coding sequence ATGAATAATGAAATGTTTGATGAGCTTTTAGAAAGCGTTCAGCAGATGGATGAGATTGTAAAAGAAAATAAAAAAGCATCTCGGACCTTTGATTTTCCCGACCCTGAAGTTAAGGCTATTCGTGAGCGTTTAGGAGTTTCTCAGGAAAAGTTTGCATTCATTCTCGGCGTGAGTAAACGCACAATAGAAAACTGGGAGCAAGGGCGTCGACACCCCACGGGAGCAGCGCGATCACTTTTGCGGGTTGTCGAAGCGGATCCAGAACATGCGCTTAAAGCACTGAGTGCATAA
- a CDS encoding type II toxin-antitoxin system RelE/ParE family toxin yields the protein MVIVETAVFTKLIKEMLSDDEYKNLQEVLISRPASGDLIKESGGLRKIRWSVQGTGKSGGIRVIYYWVVDDHHIRMLYVYPKGKQDNLTKAQLAQLKAIVERWQQ from the coding sequence ATGGTTATTGTCGAAACCGCTGTATTCACAAAGCTCATCAAAGAGATGCTGAGTGATGACGAATATAAAAACCTCCAGGAAGTGCTTATAAGTCGTCCAGCTTCAGGGGATCTGATAAAAGAATCCGGCGGGCTTCGGAAAATCCGCTGGAGTGTACAAGGGACGGGGAAAAGTGGTGGTATACGCGTAATCTACTATTGGGTAGTTGATGACCATCATATTCGCATGTTGTATGTATACCCTAAGGGCAAACAAGACAACTTAACTAAAGCACAATTGGCACAATTGAAAGCCATAGTTGAAAGGTGGCAACAATGA
- a CDS encoding DNA-binding response regulator, translated as MNMTEMEPMRNDVVLVVDDSPNALSLINDALEGAGLDVLVALEGRQALTICKRIRPDIILMDAVMPVLDGFETCKQLKADPDLAAIPVVFMTGLTDTDDIVRGLDSGGVDYLTKPISPNELLARIRVHLGNARQTSSVHSALDSTGQHLLTIGEGQIRWATPRAYSLFNRAEVTEQIQAECLLPQIRSWLAHSPAEQDRMSVRDLEYPLTLKLIGYQSNGEVLMQLIDGKKPTGAELLKQELELTEREAEVLFWLANGKTNREIAEILEISPRTINKHLEQIFPKLGVENRTAAAGVALRLIASHE; from the coding sequence ATGAATATGACTGAGATGGAACCGATGCGAAATGATGTAGTGCTGGTGGTGGACGATTCGCCTAACGCACTAAGCCTGATTAACGATGCGCTGGAAGGCGCGGGTCTTGATGTTCTTGTCGCCCTTGAAGGCCGTCAGGCACTGACGATCTGTAAGCGAATCCGCCCCGATATCATTCTGATGGACGCGGTTATGCCGGTGCTGGATGGTTTTGAAACCTGTAAACAGCTTAAAGCCGATCCGGATCTGGCCGCGATTCCGGTGGTCTTTATGACCGGCCTCACCGATACCGATGATATTGTCCGGGGGCTGGACTCTGGCGGTGTGGATTACCTGACGAAGCCGATCAGCCCCAATGAACTACTGGCCCGCATTCGTGTACATCTGGGTAATGCCCGCCAAACCAGCAGTGTTCACAGCGCGTTGGATAGCACCGGGCAGCACCTGCTGACCATTGGTGAGGGCCAGATTCGCTGGGCAACACCCAGGGCATACTCTTTATTCAATCGCGCAGAGGTGACAGAACAGATTCAGGCGGAATGCCTGTTACCCCAGATTCGTAGCTGGCTGGCCCACAGCCCAGCAGAACAAGACCGCATGTCGGTGCGAGATCTGGAATATCCACTGACACTGAAGCTCATCGGTTACCAAAGTAACGGCGAAGTCTTAATGCAGTTAATCGATGGCAAAAAACCAACCGGTGCTGAGCTATTAAAACAGGAACTGGAACTAACCGAGCGGGAAGCTGAAGTACTCTTCTGGCTAGCGAACGGTAAAACCAATCGGGAGATCGCCGAGATTCTGGAAATCAGCCCGCGGACTATCAACAAACACCTGGAACAGATCTTCCCTAAACTGGGTGTTGAGAACCGTACCGCGGCGGCGGGGGTAGCGCTGAGACTGATTGCTAGTCATGAGTAA
- a CDS encoding ATP-binding protein: MPAFQKILKVRRHYNKWVADQTLEDYALRFTARKGRHMSISRVGKTALGAASFLALEGLAAAVTLSYGFTNTVIAMLAVCLVLFITGFPIAYYSAKHGLDIDLLTRGAGFGYLGSTLTSLIYASFTFIFFAIEAAILASALKALFGIPLAVGYLLCAVAVIPIVTHGITAISRFQVGTHNLWVALQLAAIVVVLWFEFDSLQGWTEFSPGMAATASGEFDIIMFGAAVSVFFALFAQIGEQVDYLRFMPEKTEENKRQWWFWLIMAGPGWVFTGMIKMLLGSFLAYLAITQGMSVQEASDPTYMYQRVFQLMTGSPEIALLLAALMVVVCQMKINVTNAYAGSIAWSNFFSRLTHSHPGRVVWLVFNVTIALILMELGIYQALEAILGIFAIIAISWLASLSADLLINKPLGLSPPGIEFKRGHLYDINPVGMGSMVISTTLGMLSYLGLFGEEARNLCHFVSLASCFVCVPLIAWLTGGRYYIARTNEDLKQYIRLVPVVGQTRNVSIVTCGICENDFEREDMSFCPAYDLPICSLCCSLDVRCLDNCKPKARLSRQVMEMLHLLLPRRTVKLVSSRLGKFVTLLLVVNLVLAVLLAIIFRQLAPQTPEETALVLQTIWTLFFTLFIASGVVTWLFLLAHESRVVAQQESNRQTMKLTREIDAHEKTDLELQQAKELAERSNAAKSRYLSGISHELRTPLQSILGYAQLLRERTELQEDQQRGLDIIHRSGLYLTDLIEGLLDISKIEAGRLDLYRNQVNLPELIEQLAEMFRMQALQKGIEFNCHIANPLPQRIVTDEKRLRQILINLLSNAIKYTPNGRVDFDIHYRNQVAEFAIRDTGPGIDEYQLQRIFAPFERIRNRDTAHLPGTGLGLTIVNLLTDIMGGDLQVESNPGQGSCFKVSMMLPWVSNEELTPVLQERRIIGYEGYKRTLCLVDDDPVLRGLLADILMPLGFSIMEAPDADSCLSQLQKTEPDLFLLDISMPGMSGLQLASILRQRKVPGKIVMLSADARELSAGEEGHESYDDYLVKPVANHHLLETLGKYLELKWIYRGESDPQSSITPAELTSAGHLSDSITEDTADAGKAISQPDHPLILELKNCAELGYRKGVVQCLKEIEGLGIISTGALAHLRELSENFLFDKLVIYLETQS; this comes from the coding sequence GTTGCTGATCAGACGCTGGAGGATTACGCGCTTCGTTTTACTGCGCGTAAAGGGCGTCATATGAGTATCTCCCGGGTGGGTAAAACTGCGCTGGGGGCTGCATCATTTCTGGCGCTTGAGGGGTTGGCTGCAGCGGTAACACTCAGTTATGGCTTTACCAATACGGTTATCGCGATGCTGGCGGTCTGTCTGGTGCTGTTTATCACCGGGTTTCCTATCGCTTACTACTCTGCCAAACATGGGCTGGATATCGATCTGTTAACCCGGGGTGCGGGGTTTGGTTATCTGGGTTCTACACTGACCTCCCTTATCTATGCTTCGTTCACCTTTATCTTCTTTGCTATTGAAGCGGCGATTCTGGCCTCGGCGCTGAAAGCCTTGTTTGGTATTCCGTTAGCGGTGGGTTATCTGCTCTGTGCGGTGGCGGTTATCCCCATCGTTACTCACGGCATAACGGCGATTAGTCGGTTTCAGGTGGGAACGCATAATCTCTGGGTAGCGCTGCAACTGGCAGCTATTGTGGTGGTGCTCTGGTTTGAATTTGATAGTTTGCAGGGCTGGACTGAGTTCAGCCCGGGGATGGCCGCTACCGCCAGCGGTGAGTTTGACATCATTATGTTTGGTGCCGCGGTATCCGTGTTCTTTGCGCTGTTTGCGCAGATAGGCGAACAGGTGGATTATCTGCGGTTTATGCCGGAGAAAACTGAAGAGAATAAGCGTCAGTGGTGGTTTTGGCTGATTATGGCCGGTCCTGGCTGGGTGTTTACCGGGATGATAAAAATGCTCCTGGGTTCCTTTCTTGCCTATCTGGCGATCACACAGGGAATGAGTGTTCAGGAAGCTTCAGATCCCACCTATATGTATCAGCGGGTGTTTCAGCTGATGACCGGCTCCCCCGAGATTGCACTGCTGCTGGCAGCATTGATGGTGGTGGTCTGCCAGATGAAGATCAATGTCACCAACGCCTATGCCGGGTCTATCGCCTGGTCTAACTTCTTTTCACGACTGACCCACAGTCATCCGGGGCGGGTGGTCTGGCTGGTGTTTAATGTGACTATCGCCCTGATCCTGATGGAGCTGGGTATCTATCAGGCACTGGAAGCGATTCTGGGTATCTTTGCCATTATTGCGATCAGCTGGCTGGCGTCCTTGTCGGCAGACCTGCTAATCAATAAGCCGCTGGGGCTGAGTCCACCGGGTATCGAGTTTAAACGGGGTCATCTGTATGACATCAACCCGGTCGGTATGGGGTCGATGGTGATCTCTACGACACTGGGAATGCTGAGTTATCTCGGCCTGTTTGGCGAAGAAGCCCGCAATCTTTGCCACTTTGTCAGCCTGGCGAGCTGTTTTGTCTGTGTGCCGCTGATCGCCTGGCTGACCGGTGGTCGTTACTATATTGCCCGTACCAACGAAGACTTGAAGCAGTATATCCGTCTGGTGCCGGTTGTCGGGCAAACCCGCAATGTCAGCATCGTTACCTGTGGTATCTGTGAGAATGATTTTGAGCGGGAGGATATGAGCTTTTGTCCCGCCTATGATCTGCCGATCTGCTCCCTCTGTTGTTCGCTGGATGTGCGTTGTCTGGATAACTGCAAACCTAAGGCGCGGCTTTCCCGGCAGGTGATGGAGATGCTTCATCTGCTGCTACCCCGGCGGACGGTAAAGCTGGTCAGTTCGCGTTTGGGTAAGTTTGTTACCCTGTTACTGGTGGTAAATCTGGTGTTGGCTGTGTTGCTGGCGATTATATTCCGGCAGTTAGCACCGCAAACCCCGGAAGAAACGGCGCTGGTCTTACAAACGATCTGGACGCTGTTTTTCACTCTGTTTATTGCCTCGGGTGTCGTGACCTGGTTGTTCTTGCTGGCTCACGAAAGTCGGGTGGTGGCTCAGCAGGAATCCAACCGGCAAACCATGAAACTGACCCGGGAGATCGACGCCCACGAGAAAACCGACCTTGAGTTGCAGCAGGCTAAAGAGTTAGCCGAGCGGTCTAATGCGGCTAAGAGTCGCTATCTGTCGGGGATTAGTCATGAGTTGCGTACGCCGCTGCAATCGATACTGGGTTATGCACAGTTATTGCGTGAGCGTACTGAACTGCAGGAAGATCAACAGCGGGGTCTGGATATTATCCACCGTAGTGGCCTCTATCTGACCGACCTGATCGAGGGCTTACTGGATATCTCTAAGATCGAAGCGGGGCGCTTAGATCTCTATCGTAATCAGGTCAATCTGCCGGAGCTTATTGAACAACTGGCCGAGATGTTTCGTATGCAGGCGTTACAGAAAGGTATCGAATTCAACTGTCATATTGCCAACCCACTGCCACAACGTATCGTTACCGATGAAAAACGTTTGCGGCAGATTCTGATTAATCTGCTTTCCAATGCGATCAAATATACCCCGAATGGTCGGGTGGATTTTGATATTCATTACCGTAATCAGGTGGCGGAGTTTGCCATCCGGGATACCGGCCCCGGTATCGATGAGTATCAATTGCAGCGAATATTTGCACCCTTTGAACGCATCCGTAACCGGGATACGGCTCATCTGCCCGGCACGGGGCTGGGGCTGACCATTGTTAATCTGTTGACCGACATTATGGGGGGCGATCTGCAGGTTGAGAGTAACCCTGGGCAGGGGAGTTGTTTCAAAGTCTCGATGATGCTGCCCTGGGTGAGTAATGAGGAGTTAACACCAGTATTGCAGGAAAGACGCATCATCGGCTACGAAGGTTATAAAAGGACGCTCTGTCTGGTGGATGATGACCCGGTATTGCGCGGCCTGCTGGCGGATATTCTGATGCCGCTTGGGTTCAGTATTATGGAAGCCCCGGATGCGGATAGCTGTTTGTCACAACTACAGAAGACAGAGCCGGATCTGTTCCTGCTGGATATCTCTATGCCGGGGATGTCCGGTCTGCAGTTGGCGAGTATTCTGCGGCAGCGCAAAGTCCCCGGGAAGATAGTGATGTTGTCGGCCGATGCACGGGAGCTGTCCGCAGGGGAAGAAGGGCATGAGAGTTACGATGATTACCTGGTGAAACCGGTGGCTAACCATCATCTGCTCGAAACCCTGGGTAAGTATCTGGAATTGAAATGGATCTACCGGGGTGAGTCCGATCCTCAAAGTTCAATAACACCTGCAGAACTAACATCGGCTGGGCACCTGTCTGACAGTATTACCGAGGATACTGCTGACGCTGGCAAGGCGATCAGCCAGCCAGACCATCCTTTGATACTTGAGCTGAAAAACTGCGCCGAACTGGGTTATCGCAAAGGGGTGGTGCAGTGTCTGAAAGAGATTGAAGGGCTGGGGATTATATCCACAGGGGCGTTAGCCCACCTGAGGGAACTTAGTGAAAACTTCCTGTTCGATAAGCTTGTGATCTATCTGGAGACTCAGAGCTAA